The following proteins come from a genomic window of Pseudomonas syringae:
- the mgtE gene encoding magnesium transporter has translation MEFAYDRKRREVKKTQESLQDRLAQVVDLLQRQRIVEDLTHRQEGQHQDRVENLVHRQNLVELQRKLDDLHSADVAYILEALPLEDRLTVWQLVQADRDGDILLEVSDSVRETLIADMDDHELLAAARDMDADELADLAPELPRDVVHELMEALDSQQRERVRSALSYDEDQVGALMDFEMVTIREDVSLEVVLRYLRRLKELPGHTDKLFVVDSEGVLKGVLPIKRLLVNDPEKQVGEVMANDPVSFHPEDDAYDAAQAFERYDLISTPVVDKNGKLIGRLTIDEMVDLIREESENEVLNMAGLREEEDIFASVWRSLRNRWAWLAVNLVTAFLASRVIGLFEGSIEKLVALAALMPIVAGIGGNSGNQTITMIVRAMALDQVNTGNTSRLLRKELAVGLINGLIWGGVIGVVAYLLYGSWSLGVVMTAAMTLNLLLAALMGVSIPMLLARLGRDPAMGASVMITAVTDSGGFFIFLGLATIFLL, from the coding sequence GTGGAGTTCGCCTATGACCGAAAGAGAAGAGAAGTAAAAAAAACGCAGGAAAGCTTGCAGGATCGCCTGGCTCAGGTCGTCGATCTGCTGCAGCGCCAGCGTATTGTTGAAGACCTGACTCATCGTCAGGAAGGTCAGCATCAGGACCGGGTAGAAAACCTGGTTCATCGGCAGAACCTCGTTGAATTGCAGCGCAAGCTCGACGACCTCCACTCTGCCGACGTCGCTTACATCCTTGAAGCCCTCCCTCTGGAAGACCGTCTGACTGTCTGGCAACTGGTCCAGGCCGATCGCGATGGCGATATTCTTCTCGAAGTATCCGATTCCGTTCGTGAAACCCTGATCGCCGACATGGACGATCATGAGTTGCTTGCGGCGGCACGGGACATGGACGCCGACGAACTGGCCGACCTTGCTCCCGAATTGCCCCGCGATGTCGTTCATGAGCTGATGGAGGCGCTGGATTCACAGCAGCGAGAGCGCGTTCGATCTGCCTTGTCCTACGACGAGGATCAGGTGGGTGCGCTGATGGACTTCGAGATGGTGACCATCCGTGAGGACGTCAGCCTTGAAGTGGTATTGCGTTACCTGCGCAGGCTCAAAGAGCTGCCCGGCCATACCGACAAACTGTTCGTGGTCGATTCCGAAGGCGTGCTCAAGGGCGTGCTGCCCATCAAGCGTCTGCTGGTCAATGACCCGGAGAAGCAGGTTGGCGAAGTCATGGCCAACGACCCGGTCAGCTTTCATCCTGAAGACGACGCCTATGACGCCGCTCAGGCTTTCGAGCGTTACGACCTCATTTCCACGCCGGTTGTGGACAAGAACGGCAAGCTGATCGGTCGACTGACCATCGATGAAATGGTCGACCTGATTCGTGAAGAGAGTGAAAACGAAGTTCTCAACATGGCCGGTCTGCGCGAAGAAGAAGACATCTTCGCCTCGGTATGGCGCTCGCTGCGCAACCGCTGGGCCTGGCTGGCAGTCAACCTGGTAACAGCGTTCCTCGCGTCGCGTGTCATCGGCCTGTTCGAGGGCTCGATCGAGAAGCTGGTGGCGCTCGCTGCGCTGATGCCGATTGTTGCTGGCATTGGCGGTAACTCTGGCAACCAGACCATCACCATGATCGTTCGCGCCATGGCGCTGGATCAGGTCAATACCGGCAACACCTCGCGATTGTTGCGTAAAGAGCTGGCGGTAGGACTGATCAACGGCTTGATCTGGGGTGGGGTGATAGGTGTCGTCGCGTACCTGCTGTATGGCAGTTGGTCGCTGGGTGTGGTGATGACTGCGGCAATGACGCTCAACCTGCTGCTGGCTGCGCTGATGGGGGTTTCCATCCCTATGCTGCTGGCGCGCCTGGGGCGAGACCCGGCGATGGGTGCTAGCGTGATGATCACTGCAGTGACAGACAGTGGGGGGTTCTTCATCTTCCTCGGCCTGGCGACCATCTTTCTGCTCTAG
- a CDS encoding Arc family DNA-binding protein, producing the protein MSPMKQAIYSSRTADKFVVRLPDGMRNRVQEVAKNHHRSMNSEIIARLEQSLTQEGALGDEPNLRLDSPELSLNERELLQRFRHLSHRQQNALVSLIAQDTEMASED; encoded by the coding sequence ATGAGCCCTATGAAACAGGCTATCTATTCCAGCCGCACGGCTGACAAGTTCGTCGTTCGCCTACCAGACGGCATGCGTAACCGCGTGCAAGAAGTAGCCAAGAATCATCACCGCAGCATGAATTCGGAGATTATTGCTCGTCTCGAGCAGAGTCTGACCCAGGAAGGCGCACTTGGCGATGAGCCAAACCTGCGTCTTGATAGCCCTGAGCTGTCTCTGAATGAACGCGAGCTGCTGCAACGTTTTCGTCACCTGTCACATCGTCAACAGAACGCTCTTGTTTCGCTGATTGCTCAAGACACGGAAATGGCTTCCGAAGACTGA
- a CDS encoding PA3371 family protein: MSKSALSFLVLTVMAVAVDLLLPLQASAMSIAANIAAGVFASLFVVALFFGRRFKFDPVLR; this comes from the coding sequence ATGTCAAAATCCGCGTTGTCATTTCTTGTTCTGACAGTCATGGCCGTTGCCGTTGATCTTCTGCTGCCTCTGCAGGCGTCCGCCATGAGCATCGCTGCCAATATTGCTGCCGGTGTATTCGCCAGCCTTTTTGTCGTTGCCCTGTTCTTCGGCCGCCGCTTCAAGTTTGATCCGGTGTTGCGCTGA
- a CDS encoding SEC-C domain-containing protein, protein MKYGRNEQCFCGSGKKYKHCHLAREQQPRVNPWDVSAATRKDFSVKLCSAPDAMLGSCSDKIVAAHTVPKSGSLNKIARKGHVLAFVPSFENLNKHNGMLFPELVGVGKASTFSGFCSVHDDGLFAPVEKEIFTGSQKQCFLLAYRAYAREIYTKRAAAETAKLHKDLDRGRSQDMQVSIQMFSFTHGLGMDAALRDINHHKPRFEAPLLNDDYSSVRSYIVEIEGPPPVMCSGSFAPEYDFDKTQLQDMVDITVTPHMLSVTSFYGGTSGQIVLTWLSEDDPVCIPVIESLERISDHDLSSRMVAFLFENFENVHISPDWWDAIGKEAQTALVNRMMGDMGTMFGVPRCKKLKCEVPPWSVISRRRVGC, encoded by the coding sequence ATGAAGTACGGTAGAAACGAGCAATGCTTTTGTGGGTCAGGAAAAAAATATAAGCATTGCCACTTAGCGCGTGAGCAACAGCCACGTGTGAATCCGTGGGATGTCAGCGCAGCGACTCGAAAAGACTTCTCTGTGAAGCTGTGCTCTGCTCCAGATGCAATGTTAGGTAGCTGCTCCGACAAGATCGTGGCTGCTCATACGGTTCCTAAATCCGGGAGTTTGAACAAAATTGCTCGGAAGGGGCACGTCCTAGCATTCGTACCATCTTTTGAAAATCTGAATAAACACAATGGGATGCTTTTCCCTGAACTCGTCGGGGTGGGCAAAGCATCTACATTCTCTGGATTCTGCTCCGTACACGATGACGGGTTGTTCGCTCCTGTCGAGAAGGAGATATTCACGGGAAGTCAGAAGCAATGCTTCTTGCTGGCGTATCGTGCGTACGCTAGAGAGATTTATACAAAGCGAGCGGCGGCGGAGACAGCTAAGTTGCATAAGGATTTGGATCGAGGTAGATCTCAAGATATGCAGGTCTCTATTCAAATGTTTAGCTTCACCCACGGTCTTGGGATGGATGCCGCCCTGAGAGACATCAATCATCACAAGCCGCGTTTTGAGGCTCCTCTTTTGAATGATGACTACTCTTCAGTCCGATCCTACATTGTCGAGATCGAAGGCCCTCCACCGGTGATGTGCAGCGGTTCGTTTGCTCCTGAATACGACTTCGATAAGACCCAGCTGCAGGATATGGTGGACATCACCGTAACCCCTCATATGCTTAGCGTCACTTCTTTCTACGGCGGGACGAGTGGTCAAATCGTCTTAACGTGGCTGTCGGAGGATGATCCAGTCTGCATTCCCGTGATTGAAAGTCTGGAGCGTATAAGCGACCACGATCTATCGTCGAGGATGGTCGCCTTTCTATTTGAAAATTTTGAGAATGTGCATATTTCGCCAGATTGGTGGGACGCAATAGGCAAAGAGGCGCAAACCGCCCTTGTTAACCGGATGATGGGTGATATGGGGACTATGTTCGGTGTGCCTCGCTGTAAGAAGCTGAAGTGTGAGGTCCCTCCGTGGTCGGTAATTAGTCGGCGCCGCGTGGGGTGCTGA
- a CDS encoding UDP-N-acetylglucosamine acyltransferase: MLKNVALLLALSGLVTGCVSTPEPPINFSVPDVQQAAARQAIELKSISVSYGLPNEIKGNIPSYGGGYPMLWEKSLAEAIDKSRVFTDDSYEKVNIFVKVLELAPPLGGGLTMVTPARARYTIVSRRTGKTLFEKEIYTQGTVTSEYAFSGRTRLKESLNRSVQANISEFLQSLSAVKL; the protein is encoded by the coding sequence ATGCTCAAAAACGTTGCATTGCTCTTGGCGCTTAGTGGGTTAGTAACGGGCTGCGTATCTACACCCGAACCCCCAATCAACTTCTCGGTGCCAGATGTCCAGCAGGCTGCGGCTAGACAAGCAATTGAGCTCAAGTCCATATCCGTGTCCTATGGCCTTCCCAACGAGATCAAGGGCAATATCCCGAGCTACGGTGGTGGCTACCCTATGTTGTGGGAGAAATCTCTGGCTGAGGCGATCGACAAAAGTAGAGTGTTCACCGACGATTCTTATGAAAAGGTGAACATCTTTGTAAAGGTACTAGAGCTTGCCCCTCCGCTTGGAGGGGGCCTTACGATGGTCACACCCGCTAGAGCTCGCTACACCATTGTGAGTCGCCGGACCGGCAAGACCTTGTTCGAAAAGGAAATCTATACCCAAGGTACGGTTACTTCTGAATATGCGTTCTCAGGCAGAACGCGCCTCAAGGAATCGCTTAACCGGTCTGTGCAGGCAAATATCTCTGAGTTCCTTCAGTCATTGTCGGCGGTGAAGTTGTAG
- a CDS encoding alpha/beta fold hydrolase: protein MHRFISRPAIGLLFSLALLGPAVSAAPLPAATEGDWIAPQFTFHTGEQLANLKLHYITLGDPKNPAILYLHGTYRPGSDMLSKDFGGELFGPGQPLDASKYYIISTDGIGVGQSSKPSDGLRTRFPAYNYTDLVQAQYRLVTEGLGVKHLRLIIGNSMGGMQTWMWGQTWPQMMDALVPMASQPTEMSSRNWMMRRLLVESIKQDPAWNKGNYSEQPPSLRLANAMFSVATSGGTLAYQAAAPTHAQADKLVDERLSAVQTADANDFIYQWQSSADYNAAPGLKKIQAPVLVINSADDERYPPETGRLEASMKELKRARLLLIPASADTRGHGTTSMAKFYSKELGRFMRETGKARPADL from the coding sequence ATGCATAGATTCATTTCACGTCCCGCGATCGGGCTGTTGTTTTCTCTAGCCTTGCTCGGCCCCGCCGTCAGCGCCGCGCCGTTACCCGCCGCGACAGAGGGCGACTGGATTGCCCCGCAGTTCACCTTTCATACCGGTGAACAACTCGCCAACCTCAAACTGCACTACATCACCCTTGGCGATCCCAAGAATCCCGCCATCCTCTACCTGCACGGCACCTACCGGCCAGGCAGCGATATGCTGAGCAAGGATTTTGGCGGGGAGCTGTTCGGCCCCGGTCAACCGCTGGATGCAAGCAAGTACTACATCATTTCCACCGATGGCATTGGCGTGGGCCAGTCCAGCAAACCCTCGGACGGCTTGCGCACTCGGTTTCCGGCGTACAACTACACCGACCTGGTTCAAGCCCAGTATCGGCTGGTCACCGAAGGCCTGGGGGTCAAGCACCTGAGGCTGATCATCGGCAACTCCATGGGCGGCATGCAAACCTGGATGTGGGGCCAGACCTGGCCGCAGATGATGGACGCACTGGTGCCCATGGCGTCCCAACCCACCGAAATGTCATCCCGCAACTGGATGATGCGTCGCTTGCTGGTGGAGTCAATCAAGCAAGACCCGGCCTGGAACAAGGGTAACTACAGCGAGCAACCGCCGTCCCTACGCTTGGCCAATGCGATGTTCAGCGTCGCTACCAGTGGCGGTACCCTGGCGTATCAGGCGGCCGCCCCGACCCATGCCCAGGCTGACAAACTGGTGGATGAGCGCCTTAGCGCTGTACAAACCGCCGACGCCAACGACTTCATCTACCAATGGCAATCTTCCGCCGACTACAACGCAGCCCCCGGCCTGAAAAAAATTCAGGCTCCGGTGCTGGTCATCAACTCGGCCGACGATGAGCGCTACCCACCGGAAACAGGACGGCTGGAAGCGTCGATGAAAGAGCTCAAGCGCGCACGACTATTACTTATCCCCGCCAGCGCCGACACCCGTGGCCACGGCACCACGAGCATGGCGAAGTTTTATAGCAAGGAACTGGGGCGGTTCATGAGGGAGACTGGAAAGGCGAGACCCGCTGATCTGTAA